A single window of Flagellimonas maritima DNA harbors:
- a CDS encoding NAD(P)/FAD-dependent oxidoreductase, translated as MNIPQSSFPRIIIIGGGFGGIALAKKLSKKEVQVVLIDKHNYHTFQPLLYQVSTGGLEPDSIAYPIRKVLQGYPNFYFRLAEVLQIDTGKRKIKTNIGEIQYNYLVVATGSETNFFGNKNIKTLGMAMKTIPQSLNLRSLILENFEQALLTDDLHERDSLMNFVIVGGGPTGVELAGALAEIKKGILPKDYPDLDTRRAQINLIQGSDRILPAMSEVASKKAEQFLEGLGVHVWKNVRVTDYDGKLVTTNNDISFNSETLVWAAGVKAVNIEGLDAKELLSRGNRLKVNRFNQVEGFNEIFAVGDVAQMETEAFPNGHPMMAQPAMQQGEHLGENLVRIVENKALKPFKYRDKGSMATVGRNKAVVDLPKFKFQGVFAWFVWMFVHLYFLIGFRNRVVVFINWVYNYIRFDREARLIIRPFKKIHQ; from the coding sequence ATGAATATTCCACAATCCAGTTTTCCAAGAATCATTATTATAGGTGGTGGTTTTGGCGGTATAGCTTTAGCCAAGAAATTGAGCAAAAAAGAAGTACAGGTAGTTTTGATCGACAAGCACAATTATCATACTTTTCAACCCTTGTTATACCAGGTTTCAACAGGTGGATTAGAACCTGATTCCATTGCGTATCCAATTCGGAAAGTGCTTCAGGGATATCCAAATTTTTATTTTAGGCTTGCAGAAGTGCTACAAATCGATACGGGAAAGCGTAAAATTAAAACGAACATTGGCGAAATACAATATAATTATTTAGTGGTTGCCACAGGTTCTGAAACAAATTTTTTCGGAAACAAGAATATTAAAACACTTGGAATGGCAATGAAAACCATTCCGCAGTCATTGAACCTTCGAAGCCTTATTCTGGAAAATTTTGAACAGGCACTTTTGACCGATGATCTACACGAACGGGATTCCCTCATGAATTTTGTTATCGTGGGTGGTGGACCAACCGGTGTTGAACTTGCAGGTGCTCTGGCCGAAATAAAAAAAGGAATATTACCAAAGGATTATCCTGATTTGGATACACGTAGGGCACAAATAAATCTTATACAGGGTAGCGATAGAATTCTTCCTGCCATGAGCGAAGTTGCATCCAAAAAAGCTGAGCAATTTTTGGAAGGTCTGGGTGTACACGTATGGAAAAATGTGCGCGTAACCGATTATGACGGAAAATTGGTAACTACCAACAATGATATTTCCTTTAATTCTGAAACTTTGGTCTGGGCTGCGGGCGTAAAAGCTGTCAACATTGAGGGATTGGATGCCAAAGAATTGCTCAGTAGGGGAAATCGCTTGAAAGTGAACCGATTCAACCAAGTTGAAGGATTCAATGAAATCTTTGCCGTAGGCGATGTTGCCCAAATGGAAACCGAGGCTTTCCCAAATGGACATCCCATGATGGCCCAGCCTGCAATGCAACAAGGCGAACACCTTGGTGAAAATTTGGTGCGCATTGTTGAAAACAAAGCATTAAAACCTTTTAAATATAGGGATAAGGGCAGTATGGCCACAGTTGGCAGGAATAAGGCCGTAGTGGATTTGCCCAAGTTTAAGTTCCAAGGAGTTTTTGCTTGGTTCGTATGGATGTTCGTTCACTTATATTTTTTAATAGGATTCAGAAATAGAGTAGTGGTCTTTATCAATTGGGTATACAATTATATTAGATTTGACCGTGAAGCACGTTTGATTATAAGGCCTTTTAAAAAGATTCACCAATAA
- a CDS encoding NUDIX hydrolase yields the protein MKPRKAGVMALFYPDTNEETKLLLILRKTYRGVHSNQIGFPGGKVEEEDRNLLDTALRETYEEVGVVPDTIEVLKQLSEVYIPPSNFIVQPFIGIYSKPRPFVIQESEVEDIVEVYLRDFLDSSNLIEEKLSTSYAHEIDVPAYKLNGYTVWGATAMMMSEIKELLEQVL from the coding sequence ATGAAACCAAGAAAGGCAGGTGTAATGGCACTTTTTTATCCAGATACCAATGAGGAAACCAAACTATTGTTAATACTAAGAAAAACCTATAGGGGAGTACATTCCAACCAAATTGGGTTTCCTGGTGGAAAAGTGGAGGAGGAGGACAGAAATCTTTTGGACACTGCATTACGTGAAACATACGAAGAAGTTGGGGTGGTCCCAGATACCATAGAGGTATTAAAACAATTGAGCGAAGTCTACATTCCCCCCAGTAATTTTATAGTACAGCCTTTTATTGGTATTTATTCAAAACCACGCCCTTTTGTGATACAGGAAAGCGAGGTTGAAGACATAGTAGAGGTATATTTGCGTGATTTTTTGGATTCCTCCAACCTGATAGAAGAAAAATTAAGTACTTCTTATGCGCATGAGATTGATGTACCTGCCTATAAATTAAATGGTTATACAGTTTGGGGAGCAACCGCGATGATGATGAGTGAAATCAAAGAGCTTTTAGAGCAAGTGCTTTAA
- a CDS encoding trimeric intracellular cation channel family protein codes for MFYQTIDILGTVAFAISGVLVAMEKRLDLFGVVIIAFVTSIGGGTLRDLLIGNTPVVWMRDLTYVATILITVIIGVIFVNQLKYFRKSLFLFDTIGIGLYTMLGIEKGLQADLSPIICIALGTMTASFGGVIRDILCNEIPVIFRKEIYATACILGGASYFLFTRFPIKEDYAYVAAICIVISLRLVAVKFKIRLPNIYKKEI; via the coding sequence ATGTTCTATCAAACCATTGATATTTTGGGTACGGTAGCTTTTGCCATCTCTGGGGTTCTTGTTGCCATGGAAAAACGATTGGACTTATTTGGAGTTGTTATTATAGCCTTTGTTACATCAATAGGAGGCGGAACTCTAAGAGATTTGCTCATAGGAAATACGCCTGTAGTTTGGATGCGTGATTTAACATATGTGGCGACTATACTTATTACTGTAATTATTGGGGTCATCTTTGTAAATCAATTAAAATACTTCAGAAAATCCTTGTTTTTATTTGATACCATAGGTATTGGCCTATACACGATGCTTGGTATTGAAAAAGGTCTGCAAGCAGATCTTTCGCCAATTATATGTATTGCCCTGGGGACCATGACTGCCAGTTTTGGGGGAGTTATCAGAGACATACTTTGTAACGAGATACCGGTTATATTCAGAAAGGAGATATACGCGACTGCTTGTATTTTGGGTGGGGCCAGTTACTTTTTGTTTACCCGATTTCCCATAAAGGAGGATTACGCATATGTAGCCGCTATTTGTATTGTGATTTCCTTAAGGCTTGTCGCCGTAAAATTTAAAATACGATTGCCAAACATATATAAAAAAGAAATCTGA
- the xerD gene encoding site-specific tyrosine recombinase XerD codes for MNWKQALQDYKYYLSIERGLSENTISSYILDLKKLINYLNDYEIDQKPLQINQETVQKFIYDIAKIVNPRSQARIISGLKGFFTYLIFEDLRTDNPMDLIEAPKIGRKLPDTLAVEEINDLINAIDLSLPQGERNRAILETLYGCGLRVSELVNLKLSDLYFDEDFIKVTGKGDKQRFVPISNINKKYINIYIKEVRHKLKIQKEHEDCLFLNRRGKQLTRAMIFTVIKRLAEKIGLEKNISPHTFRHSFATHLLENGADLRAIQQMLGHESITTTEIYVHVNRTHLTNVLNKFHPRK; via the coding sequence ATGAACTGGAAACAAGCTTTACAGGATTATAAATATTATCTGAGCATAGAGCGAGGGCTTTCAGAAAACACAATTTCCAGTTATATTTTGGATCTAAAAAAACTGATAAATTATTTGAATGATTATGAAATCGACCAGAAACCTTTACAAATAAATCAAGAAACTGTTCAAAAATTTATTTATGATATTGCCAAAATTGTAAATCCCCGTTCGCAAGCACGAATTATTTCCGGTCTAAAAGGTTTCTTTACCTATCTAATTTTTGAAGATCTAAGAACGGATAATCCCATGGATTTAATTGAAGCTCCAAAAATTGGGAGAAAACTCCCGGACACTTTGGCGGTGGAAGAAATAAACGACCTGATCAATGCAATAGACCTTTCGTTACCGCAAGGAGAACGCAACCGTGCCATCCTAGAAACTTTGTACGGCTGTGGGCTTAGGGTTTCTGAGCTTGTAAATCTCAAACTGTCCGACCTTTATTTTGATGAAGATTTTATAAAGGTTACAGGCAAGGGAGATAAGCAGCGATTTGTTCCCATAAGCAACATAAACAAAAAATACATCAATATCTATATAAAGGAAGTTAGGCACAAACTAAAAATACAGAAAGAGCATGAAGACTGCCTTTTTTTAAACAGAAGGGGAAAACAGCTTACGAGAGCTATGATATTTACGGTGATAAAACGCTTGGCAGAAAAAATTGGTCTTGAGAAAAATATTAGCCCGCACACCTTTAGACATTCCTTTGCAACACATCTTTTGGAAAATGGTGCTGATTTAAGGGCAATACAACAAATGCTGGGTCATGAAAGTATAACGACCACTGAAATTTATGTCCATGTAAATAGAACCCACTTGACAAATGTGCTTAACAAATTTCATCCTAGAAAATAG
- a CDS encoding RNA polymerase sigma factor — protein MNKELEHRFVTELENNQNIVHKICTLYTNDKSSHNDLFQEITIQLWKAYPKFRGDAKFSTWMYRVALNTAITLYRKSKKRIQTQDYDSVIYKIKTDDYDDTEEQQLKLMYDAVKQLGDIDKALVFLYLEDKNYSEISETLGITEVNARVKMNRVKNKLRTILNP, from the coding sequence GTGAATAAAGAACTTGAACATCGCTTTGTAACGGAGCTTGAGAACAATCAAAATATTGTTCACAAAATATGTACGCTCTACACAAACGATAAAAGTTCCCACAACGACCTATTCCAAGAAATAACGATTCAACTTTGGAAGGCGTATCCCAAGTTCAGGGGGGATGCGAAATTTAGTACTTGGATGTACAGAGTAGCATTGAACACAGCCATAACACTTTATAGAAAATCGAAAAAAAGAATTCAAACGCAAGATTATGATTCAGTAATTTATAAGATAAAGACGGACGACTATGATGATACCGAGGAACAACAGTTAAAGTTAATGTACGATGCGGTAAAGCAGTTGGGAGATATTGACAAAGCTTTGGTTTTTCTGTATTTGGAGGACAAGAACTATTCCGAAATATCTGAAACACTGGGAATCACCGAAGTTAATGCAAGGGTAAAAATGAACCGAGTGAAAAACAAATTAAGAACCATACTTAATCCTTAG
- a CDS encoding porin family protein: protein MLKKFLLTFAFMGVIFTGFAQNVDFGLTGGFANIAERIKEGNTTISNSESGIYVGAFADFEVNSGFSIQPELLYVTVEEFQSLVVPISAKFYMTDIFNIQVGPQLAFILEEIPDSFTGVQIDIAGGIGLDITELFFVQARYSYQLNNTFTGSDDVKIKYNYLTIGVGYKFW from the coding sequence ATGTTGAAAAAATTCTTATTGACCTTTGCTTTTATGGGAGTAATTTTTACGGGATTTGCGCAAAATGTTGATTTTGGACTGACGGGCGGTTTTGCAAATATCGCTGAACGGATAAAAGAAGGGAATACTACTATTTCAAATTCTGAATCTGGCATATATGTTGGAGCGTTTGCAGATTTTGAAGTGAATAGTGGTTTTTCAATTCAGCCAGAATTGTTGTATGTCACAGTTGAGGAATTTCAATCTTTGGTAGTACCTATTTCGGCCAAGTTTTATATGACCGATATTTTCAATATTCAAGTTGGTCCACAGTTGGCGTTTATATTGGAGGAGATTCCTGATAGTTTTACAGGTGTTCAAATAGATATAGCGGGCGGAATAGGTTTGGACATAACGGAACTATTTTTTGTACAAGCACGCTATTCTTACCAATTGAACAACACTTTCACCGGAAGTGACGATGTCAAAATAAAATACAATTATTTGACCATTGGGGTTGGTTATAAATTTTGGTAA
- a CDS encoding lysophospholipid acyltransferase family protein: protein MGLFKENPFGHILFLKRWLIRIAGMITHQRYKGFNTLEIEGSQIIRDLPETNVLFVSNHQTYFADVVAMFHVFNASLKGRDDSIKNLGYLWNPKLNIYYVAAKETMKQSILAKILAYAGSISIERTWRADGKDVKRQVKFSDISNIALALEDGWVITFPQGTTTPWKPLRKGTAHIIKRYKPVVVPVVIDGFRRSFDKKGLRVKKKGILQSMHIKEPLEIDYENESIEAIMEKLEYAIEQHPSFLKVIPEEELAEYEADHKKRTYSYKGD from the coding sequence ATGGGTCTATTTAAAGAAAATCCTTTTGGGCATATTTTATTTTTAAAGCGATGGTTGATCCGCATAGCGGGTATGATTACCCACCAACGTTACAAAGGATTCAATACATTGGAAATAGAAGGCTCGCAAATAATACGTGATTTACCTGAAACGAACGTGCTGTTCGTAAGTAATCACCAAACCTATTTTGCCGATGTAGTGGCCATGTTCCATGTATTTAATGCCAGTTTAAAAGGAAGGGATGATTCCATAAAAAATTTGGGATACTTGTGGAACCCCAAATTGAATATTTACTACGTTGCGGCAAAGGAAACCATGAAGCAAAGTATTCTGGCCAAGATTTTAGCCTATGCAGGTTCCATAAGTATTGAAAGAACATGGAGGGCAGACGGAAAGGATGTCAAAAGACAGGTAAAATTCAGTGATATAAGTAACATAGCCCTGGCTTTGGAAGATGGTTGGGTAATTACCTTTCCACAAGGAACAACCACACCTTGGAAACCGCTACGCAAAGGAACTGCACATATTATAAAAAGATATAAGCCTGTTGTTGTTCCTGTTGTAATCGACGGATTTAGACGTTCATTCGACAAAAAGGGATTGCGTGTAAAAAAGAAGGGAATACTTCAATCCATGCATATAAAGGAGCCATTGGAAATTGATTACGAGAATGAATCCATAGAAGCGATAATGGAAAAACTGGAATATGCTATTGAGCAGCATCCATCTTTCTTAAAAGTTATCCCAGAAGAAGAACTTGCCGAATACGAAGCTGATCACAAGAAAAGAACATACAGTTATAAGGGCGACTAA
- a CDS encoding glycoside hydrolase family 13 protein has protein sequence MKQSRTWWKEGIVYQIYPRSFQDTTGNGVGDIKGIIKRLDYIKNLGIDIIWLCPVYKSPNDDNGYDISDYRDIMEEFGTMADFEELLEQMHLRDLKLVMDLVVNHTSDEHHWFQESRKSRNNPYRDYYHWWPAEKGTPPERFSYFDIDGNAWKYDEPTDSYYLHYFSVKQPDLKWENPKVRQEIYDMMHFWFKKGVDGFRMDVIPFISKDTDYPELPEKYDGNFIPFYADGPKLHEYLHEMNREVLSKYDIMTVGETPGVARDQALLFVDEEREELNMFFHFELMSLDRDGDEVFWMRKDSWKLTEFKKIHSDWDKIFADKGWGSMFLGNHDFPRAVSRWGNDSPEHWYNSATMLHTFLLTMKGTPYFYYGDEIGMTNIRFDSIEDYQDINTLNRYELLKDKGVDLDDFIANEKEASRDNARTPMQWDSSKNAGFSEARPWLKVNKNHKKGLNVAEQEKKKDSVLNYFKRMVQIRKNHLGLVYGNYELLLEDNEQIYAYTRSMDNDKYLVLLSFSEDMATFQLKNSITSNLNLLISNDTNQAFKNSGDFELNPYQACVYKIS, from the coding sequence ATGAAGCAATCACGTACTTGGTGGAAAGAGGGAATCGTATACCAAATATACCCTAGAAGTTTTCAAGATACTACAGGTAATGGGGTCGGTGATATTAAAGGAATCATCAAACGATTGGATTATATAAAAAACCTAGGAATAGATATTATATGGTTATGCCCCGTTTACAAATCACCAAATGATGACAACGGCTATGACATCAGTGATTACCGGGATATAATGGAAGAATTTGGTACTATGGCCGATTTTGAAGAGCTATTGGAACAAATGCACCTTAGGGATCTAAAGTTGGTGATGGATTTGGTCGTGAACCATACCAGTGATGAACACCATTGGTTTCAAGAGTCTAGAAAATCAAGGAACAATCCCTATCGTGACTATTACCATTGGTGGCCCGCCGAAAAGGGAACTCCTCCTGAACGTTTCAGTTATTTTGATATTGATGGAAACGCATGGAAATATGATGAGCCAACAGATAGTTACTACCTACACTACTTTTCCGTTAAACAGCCCGATTTAAAGTGGGAGAATCCCAAAGTGCGACAAGAAATATATGACATGATGCATTTTTGGTTTAAAAAAGGGGTCGATGGTTTCCGTATGGATGTGATTCCATTTATTTCCAAAGACACAGATTATCCTGAACTACCTGAAAAATATGATGGAAACTTTATTCCTTTTTATGCCGATGGACCAAAATTACATGAGTATTTACATGAGATGAACAGGGAGGTTCTTAGCAAATACGATATCATGACGGTCGGTGAAACTCCAGGAGTGGCAAGAGACCAAGCTTTGCTTTTTGTGGATGAAGAAAGAGAAGAACTCAACATGTTCTTTCATTTTGAGTTGATGTCCCTTGATCGCGATGGTGATGAAGTATTTTGGATGCGCAAAGATTCCTGGAAGCTTACAGAATTTAAAAAAATACATTCCGACTGGGATAAAATATTTGCGGATAAAGGATGGGGCAGTATGTTTCTGGGCAATCATGATTTTCCCAGGGCCGTAAGCAGATGGGGCAATGATTCCCCAGAACACTGGTACAATTCCGCAACCATGCTTCACACTTTTCTCTTGACGATGAAAGGAACACCATATTTTTATTATGGCGATGAGATTGGAATGACCAATATTAGATTTGATTCTATAGAAGATTATCAGGATATCAACACATTAAATAGGTACGAATTATTAAAAGATAAGGGTGTAGACCTAGATGATTTTATAGCGAACGAAAAAGAAGCCAGTCGTGATAATGCGAGAACACCCATGCAGTGGGACAGTTCTAAAAATGCAGGTTTTTCCGAAGCAAGACCATGGTTGAAAGTCAATAAAAACCACAAAAAAGGTCTCAATGTGGCCGAGCAGGAGAAAAAAAAGGACTCGGTATTGAACTACTTCAAAAGAATGGTTCAAATACGTAAAAATCATTTAGGATTGGTTTACGGAAATTACGAATTGCTCTTGGAAGACAATGAACAGATCTATGCTTACACCAGAAGCATGGATAACGATAAATATCTGGTCCTTCTTAGTTTCTCAGAAGATATGGCAACTTTTCAATTAAAGAACTCAATAACCTCCAATTTGAATCTATTGATTTCAAATGATACCAATCAAGCCTTTAAAAATTCTGGAGATTTTGAATTAAATCCTTATCAAGCTTGTGTTTATAAGATTTCTTAA
- a CDS encoding stage II sporulation protein M produces MREAAFVKQNKEKWIAFEKAISFSSKTNPDVLVDGYIQLTNDLAYAQTYYEESKTLLYLNSLASQAHQKIYKNKKESGNRILNFWMREFPLFFRQYHNTLGITFLIFFLASAVGCISALNDSTFVRLILGDGYVNETLNNIAKGEPTAIYKSGSEIGTFLGITINNIRVAFLAFAFGAITSIGTVYILFSNGVMLGAFITFFYTKGVFFEANKQIWLHGTIEISVIIIAGCAGLIMGNSILFPKTFSRRVSFMKGAKDGLKVVVSTIPFFIIAGFIEGFITRYSSMPNWLAFAIIGLSFLLIVFYYILYPILVKRKYEGQVHRT; encoded by the coding sequence ATGCGCGAAGCGGCCTTTGTAAAACAAAATAAGGAAAAATGGATAGCATTTGAAAAAGCTATTTCATTTAGTTCCAAAACCAATCCTGATGTTCTGGTAGATGGTTATATTCAACTTACAAACGACTTGGCATATGCACAAACGTATTACGAGGAAAGTAAGACTTTATTGTACTTGAATTCTTTGGCGTCGCAAGCCCACCAAAAAATTTATAAGAACAAAAAGGAATCCGGTAATAGGATACTAAATTTCTGGATGCGTGAATTTCCGCTATTTTTTAGGCAATATCACAATACTTTGGGCATCACTTTTTTGATTTTCTTTTTGGCTTCTGCCGTTGGATGTATTTCCGCTTTAAATGATTCCACTTTTGTACGCCTGATATTGGGAGATGGTTATGTAAACGAAACCTTGAACAATATTGCTAAAGGTGAGCCAACGGCCATTTATAAAAGTGGAAGTGAGATAGGAACTTTTTTGGGGATTACCATTAACAATATTAGAGTTGCGTTTTTAGCATTTGCCTTTGGTGCAATTACAAGCATAGGAACGGTATATATTCTTTTTAGTAATGGAGTCATGTTGGGAGCCTTTATCACGTTTTTTTATACCAAAGGCGTTTTTTTTGAAGCAAACAAGCAGATTTGGTTGCACGGTACCATAGAAATATCGGTAATCATAATTGCAGGCTGTGCAGGTCTCATTATGGGTAATAGTATTTTGTTTCCAAAAACATTTTCCAGGCGTGTTTCATTTATGAAAGGCGCAAAAGATGGACTAAAAGTTGTAGTGAGCACCATTCCCTTCTTCATAATTGCGGGTTTTATAGAAGGGTTTATTACCCGTTATTCCAGCATGCCAAATTGGTTGGCCTTTGCAATAATTGGCCTCTCGTTTTTGTTAATAGTTTTTTATTACATCCTATATCCCATTTTAGTAAAGAGAAAATATGAAGGACAAGTACATAGAACTTAG
- a CDS encoding RDD family protein, whose product MGNLQINTTQNVNLDYKIVSIGERIVAFLIDGLILYMYAFLVNIISDALGYIYEDTWTQRGLAAFIFLPAMCYSLLMHSIFNGRTVGKMLLKMRVVRLDGTPVHWSNYLVRWMLRLVDIWIFLGSIGILSILFSEKRQRVGDAAAGTVVTSTKNKTKVSHTILEDVNETYVPQFTNVTLLTDKDVRLIKDTFRIARKSNDFKTLTALRVKVESILNTNSTLYDIPFLDTVLKDYSYYTQKM is encoded by the coding sequence ATGGGTAACCTCCAAATCAATACAACGCAAAATGTTAACCTAGATTATAAAATTGTAAGTATTGGTGAAAGAATAGTAGCATTTTTGATTGATGGACTCATCCTTTATATGTATGCGTTTCTTGTGAACATAATAAGTGATGCCCTTGGATATATTTATGAGGATACATGGACACAAAGAGGTTTGGCAGCTTTCATTTTTTTGCCGGCTATGTGCTATTCGCTATTAATGCACAGTATATTTAATGGAAGAACAGTGGGAAAAATGCTTCTTAAAATGCGCGTTGTCCGATTGGATGGTACGCCGGTCCACTGGAGCAATTATTTAGTTAGATGGATGCTTCGTTTGGTCGATATTTGGATATTTTTAGGATCTATTGGCATACTCTCCATACTTTTTTCCGAAAAAAGACAACGTGTAGGAGATGCAGCGGCGGGTACGGTTGTAACTAGTACCAAAAATAAAACCAAGGTATCCCATACTATTTTGGAAGATGTAAATGAAACCTACGTTCCTCAGTTTACTAATGTTACCTTACTTACGGACAAGGATGTGAGACTTATAAAAGATACGTTCCGAATTGCGAGAAAAAGCAATGATTTTAAAACACTTACAGCACTAAGGGTTAAAGTTGAAAGTATTTTAAACACAAATTCTACGCTATATGACATTCCATTTTTGGATACAGTTCTAAAGGATTATAGCTACTACACTCAAAAAATGTAA
- a CDS encoding peptidylprolyl isomerase, giving the protein MILKQSALLTSILLFFVVACGESPKNNRTATKKAEVQIDTTKENGTAQVKEEKDTFLLSEENAIDFFFEYAKNLKVDKVKLTTSMGSFTVQLYDDVPYHKANFIYLTRKGYFDNTQFHRIVKDFIIQGGNSDDIETPRKRNKIGKYLLPPDAKKGHKHHRGTISMPSSERDNPHKLASPYEFFIVVKKTGSYHLDGSYTPFGRVIQGMDVVDAISNVPVGDGDWPWQNVYILKAEVL; this is encoded by the coding sequence ATGATACTAAAACAATCGGCTTTACTTACAAGTATACTATTATTTTTTGTTGTCGCTTGCGGCGAATCTCCTAAAAATAATAGGACCGCTACAAAGAAAGCTGAAGTACAAATAGATACCACAAAGGAAAATGGTACGGCCCAAGTAAAAGAAGAGAAAGATACTTTTCTGTTAAGTGAAGAAAATGCCATTGACTTCTTTTTTGAATATGCCAAAAATCTAAAAGTAGATAAGGTCAAACTGACCACGAGCATGGGTAGCTTTACGGTACAGTTATATGATGATGTTCCCTACCACAAGGCAAATTTTATTTATTTGACACGAAAGGGATATTTTGACAATACCCAATTTCATCGAATAGTCAAAGACTTTATTATACAAGGTGGCAATTCAGATGATATAGAAACGCCCAGAAAACGAAACAAAATAGGAAAATATCTTCTTCCGCCCGATGCGAAAAAAGGTCACAAACATCACAGGGGCACTATTTCGATGCCCAGCAGTGAGCGGGACAATCCACATAAGTTGGCATCTCCCTATGAATTCTTTATCGTTGTAAAAAAAACCGGCTCTTACCATTTAGATGGTTCATATACTCCATTTGGGAGAGTAATACAGGGAATGGATGTTGTGGATGCCATAAGCAATGTTCCCGTAGGTGATGGTGATTGGCCATGGCAAAACGTTTATATTCTAAAAGCAGAAGTTCTTTGA
- a CDS encoding amidohydrolase, translated as MKKLLLLGITAVLFTFSSYSQKDRDNVLKNLDSKSEKYGAIAMEIWELAEMGYLENESSALLQKTLSDEGFSIKKGVAGIPTAFTAEYGSGYPIIAILGEYDALPGLSQQAVPEKKSANKEAGHACGHHLFGTASTAAAIAVKNWLNESKTKGTIRFYGCPAEEGGSGKVYMVREGLFNDVDVALHWHPSSQNAASAGAALANKSAKFRFYGTSAHAAGAPEMGRSALDGVEAMNNMINMMREHIPQEARIHYVITDGGKAPNVVPNFAEVYYYARHNKRDIVIDIFDRMLKAAEGAALGTGTTMDYEMIGGTHELLPNLTLQKIMHDNLSKVGGITYTDEEKSFADKISTSLGYKELNMDRATKIQPYKEEARAYGSTDVGDVSYTVPTVGMGAATWVPGTPAHSWQAVAAGGISIGTKGMMVAAKTLTLTAIDLYKNPKVVEQAKVELEEKRGKDFEYIPLLGNRPPALDYRK; from the coding sequence ATGAAAAAATTACTACTCCTTGGCATTACGGCAGTCTTGTTCACTTTTTCTTCCTATTCGCAAAAAGATAGGGACAATGTTTTAAAAAATTTAGATTCCAAATCTGAGAAATATGGAGCTATCGCTATGGAAATATGGGAGCTTGCCGAAATGGGTTATTTGGAAAATGAGAGTTCGGCATTGTTACAAAAGACATTATCCGATGAAGGTTTTTCCATTAAAAAAGGAGTGGCAGGGATTCCAACGGCCTTTACGGCCGAATATGGCTCTGGTTATCCCATAATTGCCATTTTAGGTGAATATGATGCACTGCCGGGCCTGTCCCAGCAAGCTGTGCCAGAGAAAAAATCGGCAAATAAAGAAGCTGGGCATGCTTGCGGGCACCATCTTTTTGGAACTGCATCTACAGCAGCGGCAATCGCCGTAAAAAATTGGTTGAATGAAAGCAAAACCAAGGGTACTATCCGCTTTTACGGCTGTCCGGCAGAAGAAGGTGGCTCTGGCAAAGTTTATATGGTAAGGGAAGGCCTTTTTAATGATGTGGATGTTGCACTCCATTGGCACCCTAGTTCACAAAATGCGGCCAGTGCAGGTGCTGCCCTGGCAAATAAATCGGCCAAATTCAGATTTTATGGTACTTCTGCCCATGCAGCGGGTGCACCGGAAATGGGTCGCTCCGCACTTGACGGGGTCGAGGCCATGAACAATATGATAAATATGATGCGGGAACATATTCCACAAGAGGCCAGAATACATTATGTAATAACCGATGGCGGTAAGGCGCCGAACGTAGTTCCCAATTTTGCCGAGGTCTATTATTATGCAAGACATAATAAAAGGGATATAGTAATCGATATTTTTGACCGAATGTTGAAAGCCGCTGAAGGCGCAGCCTTAGGAACAGGAACAACGATGGATTATGAAATGATAGGAGGTACTCACGAACTTTTGCCCAACCTCACTTTACAGAAAATAATGCATGACAACTTATCAAAGGTCGGGGGAATAACATACACGGATGAGGAAAAATCTTTTGCTGATAAAATCTCTACCAGTTTGGGCTATAAAGAATTGAACATGGACAGAGCAACCAAAATTCAACCTTATAAAGAAGAAGCAAGAGCTTATGGATCTACAGATGTAGGGGATGTGAGCTATACGGTGCCAACGGTAGGTATGGGAGCCGCCACATGGGTTCCAGGCACCCCTGCCCATAGTTGGCAAGCTGTTGCCGCAGGTGGAATTTCCATAGGAACCAAAGGGATGATGGTTGCCGCCAAAACACTTACACTAACAGCTATAGATCTTTATAAAAACCCAAAAGTAGTTGAGCAAGCAAAAGTGGAACTGGAAGAAAAAAGAGGCAAAGATTTTGAATACATACCCCTTTTGGGCAATAGACCACCTGCACTGGATTATAGAAAATAA